The proteins below are encoded in one region of Aquisphaera giovannonii:
- a CDS encoding RNA polymerase sigma factor, producing the protein MSAGHGPQHADGELSSFLARIQAGDGNAARELLQRYESEVRLVVRRQLPRLLRSRFDSLDFLQSVWGSFFRRMREAPTAFEDSRHLVAFLARAAKNKVIDEYRRAASQKQDMHREEPLWSEGDRPREVPDRVDSPSEVAQAREVFGMLRDLLPEERRTILEMKAEGLSSRDIGEKLGISERTVQRVLEDLRRRVESEWESRG; encoded by the coding sequence ATGTCCGCCGGTCATGGTCCGCAGCATGCTGACGGAGAGCTCTCGAGCTTCCTGGCGCGGATCCAGGCGGGCGACGGGAATGCCGCCAGGGAGTTGCTCCAGCGATACGAGTCCGAGGTCCGGCTGGTCGTCCGCCGCCAGCTCCCCAGGCTCTTGCGCTCCCGATTCGACTCGCTGGATTTCCTCCAGAGCGTCTGGGGGAGCTTCTTCCGGAGGATGCGGGAGGCGCCGACGGCGTTCGAAGATTCGCGGCATCTTGTCGCGTTCCTGGCCCGGGCTGCGAAGAACAAGGTGATCGACGAATATCGGCGGGCGGCCAGCCAGAAGCAGGACATGCACCGGGAGGAGCCGCTCTGGAGCGAAGGCGACCGGCCGAGGGAGGTGCCCGACCGCGTGGATTCGCCGAGCGAGGTGGCCCAGGCACGCGAGGTCTTCGGGATGCTCCGCGACCTGCTGCCGGAGGAGCGGCGGACGATCCTCGAGATGAAGGCCGAAGGCTTGTCGAGCCGCGACATCGGGGAGAAGCTGGGGATCAGCGAGCGGACGGTGCAGAGGGTCCTGGAAGACCTGCGACGCCGGGTCGAGTCCGAGTGGGAGTCTCGGGGATGA